A region of Haliotis asinina isolate JCU_RB_2024 chromosome 7, JCU_Hal_asi_v2, whole genome shotgun sequence DNA encodes the following proteins:
- the LOC137290390 gene encoding uncharacterized protein, with protein sequence MMFIVCAMAFLLSGTSAQYEADVLILGAGSAGLSAASVLARHNVSFIIIEGADKIGGRIRSTMFGGKMVELGSSALYGTESSINSTVGMYNITGQYVDYDSVSVKSSSEESLDAQADVVWDKLANAQKTVKKLFGDIIEGKIRDMSIKAALENGGWFPKTALEDVIEVYDYDFEFSKVPALISTRGFQSVSDIQDKPFLSTDQRGLQNYMERFASSFMNTSGPQMKLSEMVVGINHTDSSVSVTTSSNKTFSGKYAIVTFSMGVLKNKNDMFNPSLPAWKLDTIYRTNTDSYAQIYVKFADTVTNFWGTREYILHVHPRRGYYPIIINLEAEGFFPNGTNILQFIATGEEARRVEKMQDDQVKAEITAVLRGMFGSTTPEPESILLKRWTTDPLTMGSFTSRQVGDEGNQRFLEALKSPVGRVYFAGEAYDDTMDGFVHGAERSGRYTAMKVKECMMDKKCPKFNPNPAAPTPAPTTCEASLLSLSLATFLACLMAVYLK encoded by the coding sequence atgttCTCATTCTCGGCGCCGGAAGTGCTGGACTGTCCGCTGCGAGTGTTCTGGCGAGGCATAACGTCTCCTTTATCATCATAGAGGGCGCTGATAAGATTGGCGGGAGAATTAGAAGCACGATGTTTGGCGGGAAAATGGTGGAACTTGGATCCAGTGCGTTATATGGCACAGAATCTTCCATTAACAGCACCGTAGGCATGTACAACATCACAGGCCAGTACGTTGACTACGATAGCGTCTCCGTGAAGTCGTCTTCGGAGGAGTCCCTGGACGCACAGGCGGACGTAGTTTGGGATAAACTAGCAAACGCGCAGAAAACTGTGAAGAAACTCTTTGGTGACATCATAGAGGGCAAGATACGGGATATGTCTATAAAAGCGGCTTTAGAGAATGGAGGCTGGTTTCCTAAGACCGCCTTGGAAGATGTCATAGAGGTATACGACTATGATTTCGAATTTAGCAAAGTGCCTGCCCTCATATCAACTCGAGGATTTCAGTCCGTCTCTGACATCCAGGACAAACCCTTCCTGTCAACCGACCAACGTGGACTACAGAACTACATGGAACGATTCGCCAGCTCTTTCATGAATACTTCCGGTCCACAAATGAAACTGAGTGAAATGGTGGTCGGCATCAACCACACTGACAGCTCTGTGTCGGTGACTACTAGTAGCAACAAGACCTTCAGTGGAAAGTACGCCATAGTCACCTTCAGCATGGgtgttttaaaaaacaaaaacgacaTGTTTAACCCTTCTTTACCAGCTTGGAAGTTAGACACTATCTACAGAACAAACACTGACTCGTACGCTCAGATTTATGTTAAATTTGCCGACACGGTGACCAACTTTTGGGGAACTCGCGAATACATCCTCCACGTCCATCCGCGAAGAGGATACTATCCTATTATCATCAACCTTGAGGCGGAGGGTTTCTTCCCCAACGGGACGAACATACTCCAGTTTATAGCTACAGGGGAGGAGGCACGGAGGGTGGAGAAAATGCAAGACGATCAAGTGAAAGCCGAAATAACGGCAGTGCTCAGGGGCATGTTCGGATCGACAACACCAGAGCCAGAAAGCATCCTGCTGAAAAGATGGACGACAGATCCTCTCACCATGGGCAGCTTCACTTCCCGTCAGGTCGGAGACGAGGGTAACCAGAGGTTCTTGGAGGCTTTGAAGTCACCAGTGGGAAGAGTCTATTTTGCTGGAGAGGCTTACGATGACACGATGGATGGTTTTGTTCACGGAGCTGAACGGTCTGGTAGATACACCGCAATGAAGGTGAAGGAGTGTATGATGGACAAGAAATGTCCAAAGTTCAACCCAAATCCTGCAGCTCCTACACCCGCACCGACCACATGTGAAGCATCCCTACTGTCCCTGTCGCTTGCCACGTTCCTGGCGTGTCTCATGGCAGTGTACTTAAAGTAA